The proteins below are encoded in one region of Streptomyces roseirectus:
- a CDS encoding DUF5131 family protein, translated as MANTLGPYQIHPFADVFPLIQDDEFEDLVRDIKAHGLHDPILLNHDRTVLVDGRNRYLACEAAGIPLRFETLSADYSESMILDLIVSKNVTRRQLTAGQKAFLALEYEKAFSEEAKERQREVARRVADQVNGQVTGSTFVADRRQTSEQAAEQKSSAKAARTVGASPRAVQRAKAVATFAPELVDKVRSGEMALDQAEKQARQRMRALPEASPTEKPSPVMLTLRTHNGQEVQYPKPAGKPTFNNTDGEGISWARWSWNPVTGCLHGCSYCYAREITFRFPQVNPAGFTPLFHHERLSAPANTRIPEIHRDDPTWHRVFVCSMADLYGRWVPDEWILEVHSVMAANPLWEYLLLTKFPARYTKLDLPPSAWVGTSIDEQKRVRIAEDAFREIDGVKVKWLSIEPLREPLVFNDLSMFDWVVIGAQTETNQGVGADYKLVPAFAPDFEWVVDLVAQARESGCRVHLKPNLVNGKPGMKLPDEYPV; from the coding sequence GTGGCGAATACGCTCGGCCCTTACCAGATCCACCCCTTCGCCGACGTCTTCCCTCTCATCCAGGACGACGAGTTCGAGGACCTGGTCAGGGATATCAAGGCTCATGGGCTTCATGATCCGATCTTGCTCAATCACGACCGGACAGTTCTGGTCGACGGACGTAACCGGTACCTCGCCTGCGAGGCCGCCGGCATTCCCCTGAGGTTCGAGACCTTGTCGGCGGACTACTCCGAGTCCATGATCCTCGACTTGATCGTCTCAAAGAACGTCACTCGCCGACAGTTGACTGCTGGACAGAAGGCGTTTCTAGCACTTGAGTACGAGAAAGCATTTTCGGAAGAAGCCAAGGAACGGCAACGCGAGGTTGCCCGGCGGGTAGCGGATCAAGTAAACGGTCAGGTCACAGGCTCGACGTTTGTCGCCGATCGGCGACAAACGTCCGAACAGGCAGCCGAACAGAAATCCAGCGCGAAGGCAGCACGCACCGTCGGGGCTTCCCCACGCGCCGTTCAACGCGCCAAGGCCGTAGCGACCTTCGCCCCTGAGCTAGTGGACAAGGTCCGCTCCGGCGAGATGGCCCTCGACCAGGCAGAGAAGCAGGCCCGTCAGCGGATGCGCGCCCTGCCTGAAGCCTCGCCGACCGAGAAGCCCAGCCCGGTCATGCTGACGCTCCGCACTCATAACGGCCAAGAGGTGCAGTACCCGAAGCCCGCAGGCAAGCCCACGTTCAACAATACCGATGGGGAGGGCATCTCCTGGGCACGCTGGTCCTGGAACCCTGTCACGGGCTGTCTCCACGGGTGCTCGTACTGCTACGCCAGGGAAATCACCTTCCGCTTCCCTCAGGTCAACCCAGCCGGCTTCACCCCTCTGTTTCACCACGAGCGCCTATCCGCACCGGCGAACACTCGAATCCCCGAGATCCACCGTGACGACCCGACCTGGCACCGAGTCTTCGTCTGCTCCATGGCGGACCTCTACGGCCGCTGGGTGCCCGACGAGTGGATTCTCGAAGTCCACTCCGTGATGGCAGCCAACCCCCTTTGGGAGTACCTGCTCCTCACTAAGTTCCCTGCGCGCTACACGAAGCTGGACCTCCCGCCCAGCGCCTGGGTGGGCACCAGCATCGATGAACAGAAGCGCGTACGCATCGCGGAGGATGCCTTCCGGGAGATCGACGGAGTGAAGGTCAAGTGGCTCTCCATCGAACCCCTCCGCGAGCCCCTGGTCTTCAACGACCTGTCGATGTTCGACTGGGTGGTCATCGGCGCGCAGACCGAGACGAACCAAGGAGTGGGAGCGGACTACAAGCTGGTACCGGCCTTCGCTCCAGATTTCGAATGGGTTGTGGATCTTGTCGCCCAGGCCAGGGAGTCAGGGTGCCGGGTCCATCTGAAGCCGAACCTGGTGAACGGGAAACCCGGAATGAAACTCCCCGACGAGTACCCCGTCTGA
- a CDS encoding DUF6409 family protein: MLTTQQAPTVRDFPTATLVLAGPWHRGRQFNTLPAVVVCPFGGPEFADRATMAVVWYFTLGAPQPGHSVQAMFPHELTPIDDTLTTMHQDAFRDIVRTMRQGRFAYDDGDALRAAVRHAWRERTGLADPASRPTLHLS, translated from the coding sequence ATGCTCACCACCCAGCAGGCCCCCACCGTCCGGGACTTCCCCACCGCGACGCTCGTACTCGCCGGACCCTGGCACCGGGGCCGCCAGTTCAACACCCTCCCCGCCGTCGTCGTCTGCCCCTTCGGCGGGCCGGAGTTCGCGGACAGGGCCACCATGGCGGTCGTCTGGTACTTCACCCTCGGTGCCCCGCAGCCCGGTCACAGCGTCCAGGCGATGTTCCCGCACGAGCTGACCCCGATCGACGACACGCTGACCACGATGCACCAGGACGCGTTCCGCGACATCGTCCGCACCATGCGCCAGGGTCGGTTCGCCTACGACGACGGGGACGCACTGCGCGCCGCCGTCCGCCACGCGTGGCGCGAGCGGACCGGGCTGGCCGACCCCGCCTCGCGGCCCACGCTCCACCTCAGCTGA
- a CDS encoding DUF2786 domain-containing protein, which yields MGTSQAGANPKLATIKALLAKAEDSATPEAEAELARTRAMEMMAKYGVDEALLSDGQPSRDAIVTRHVDLPNPWSMPRARLMYFIAEAVGCQPIHIGARGAGVRRVKIVGYESDVQRAEILYASLLLQMFNGLNAQVVPYGVRSARAWRNSWQIGFIVRVTDRLKATEEAARAAAGAETSAAGRSGELVLAARDAMVQAAFKAENPSVRTQRGSYSGNGYGAGAAAGDRADIGGTRRVGAATAGALAA from the coding sequence ATGGGTACTTCCCAAGCGGGCGCGAACCCCAAGTTGGCCACGATCAAGGCGCTACTCGCCAAGGCCGAGGACTCCGCGACCCCCGAGGCGGAAGCCGAGCTTGCCCGTACGCGGGCGATGGAGATGATGGCCAAGTACGGCGTCGACGAAGCCCTGTTGAGCGACGGGCAGCCGTCGCGGGACGCGATCGTCACTCGGCACGTCGACCTGCCCAACCCGTGGTCCATGCCGCGCGCCCGCCTCATGTACTTCATCGCGGAAGCCGTCGGGTGCCAGCCCATCCACATCGGCGCGCGGGGAGCTGGGGTGCGGCGCGTCAAGATCGTCGGTTACGAGTCCGACGTGCAGCGCGCCGAGATCCTTTACGCCTCGCTCCTTCTCCAGATGTTCAACGGACTCAACGCACAGGTTGTCCCGTACGGAGTGCGGAGCGCGCGGGCGTGGCGGAACTCGTGGCAGATCGGGTTCATCGTGCGGGTCACCGACCGTCTCAAGGCGACCGAGGAGGCCGCCCGCGCCGCTGCCGGTGCGGAGACGTCGGCCGCCGGGCGCAGCGGTGAACTTGTACTGGCCGCCCGTGACGCCATGGTCCAAGCCGCCTTCAAGGCCGAGAACCCGAGCGTGCGGACGCAACGGGGGTCGTACAGCGGCAACGGGTACGGCGCCGGGGCTGCTGCTGGAGACCGGGCCGACATCGGCGGAACCCGCCGCGTGGGTGCCGCGACCGCCGGAGCGCTCGCGGCCTAG
- a CDS encoding tyrosine-type recombinase/integrase: MAHIVERERTDGETSYLVRWRAGAARTGKYESEIFSDPEAAKKFKDLVNGFGQQWPPGWIRGQGFVADLRSAEEMFEPFAMKQISLLTGVQGDTRAKYRRLVKQNMSPWFKNYSVRDGEGGISREMVQRWVNDLAEGKAAPLDPPDHKPRTKYKPKTVGNQHGLLHTILQAAVDAEPQLRATNPCAFTRLPRLDGEQVEEEMVFLEREEYRWIHECMAEDAKDLADTLAETGARWGEATALQPRDLRRRNGRPALRVQRAWKRDEDGKPYLGAPKTKRSRRTIVITWKLDAMLRRRAKGKAPDALLFTGPEGGRWDAGTFRRLRWVPAIELAAEKFGLIKRPRIHDLRHSHAAWLIAARVPLPAIQARLGHESITTTVDRYGHLLDALDDEVMAAVAWAMDPTAPLPGFLAQTGLVGAGAWLPPLPPREGAVPPAWESDDDAPSVPEGPVFVVTLDGREVPFAERDHAQQVADQWNDDHAGELEALRVGGWPEEKVARRGAAGPEERPRWDGGGSVWTRVPDRQFVHYIMASYNADGSQAFTPFPATGRWTWEFEGDSYTAKAAEYRIERRPRGTIETQVRGVSEEAVAASSLVARAEVLKMCSQDLERGSGGPAS, translated from the coding sequence ATGGCACACATCGTGGAGCGTGAGCGGACGGACGGGGAGACCTCCTACCTCGTCCGCTGGCGGGCAGGCGCGGCCCGGACGGGCAAGTACGAATCCGAGATCTTCAGCGACCCTGAGGCCGCCAAGAAGTTCAAGGACCTCGTCAACGGGTTCGGGCAGCAGTGGCCGCCGGGGTGGATACGGGGGCAGGGGTTCGTCGCCGATCTGCGGTCGGCGGAGGAGATGTTCGAGCCGTTTGCCATGAAGCAGATCAGCTTGTTGACGGGCGTCCAGGGGGACACGCGGGCGAAGTACCGGCGGCTGGTCAAGCAGAACATGTCGCCCTGGTTCAAGAACTACTCCGTGCGCGACGGTGAGGGCGGGATCAGCCGGGAGATGGTCCAGCGGTGGGTCAATGACCTGGCGGAGGGGAAGGCCGCACCGCTCGACCCGCCGGACCACAAGCCCCGTACGAAGTACAAGCCGAAGACGGTCGGCAACCAGCACGGGTTGCTGCACACGATCCTCCAGGCCGCCGTGGACGCCGAGCCGCAACTTCGGGCGACGAACCCGTGTGCTTTTACGCGGCTTCCCCGTCTCGACGGGGAGCAGGTCGAGGAGGAGATGGTCTTCCTCGAACGGGAGGAGTACCGGTGGATCCACGAGTGCATGGCCGAGGACGCGAAGGACCTTGCTGACACGCTCGCGGAGACGGGGGCGCGGTGGGGTGAGGCGACCGCGCTTCAGCCGCGGGATCTGCGCCGTCGTAATGGGCGGCCTGCTCTGCGGGTGCAGCGGGCGTGGAAGCGGGACGAGGACGGGAAGCCGTATCTCGGGGCGCCGAAGACGAAGAGGAGCCGGCGCACCATCGTGATCACCTGGAAGCTCGACGCGATGCTGCGGCGGCGGGCGAAGGGGAAGGCGCCGGACGCGCTGCTGTTCACCGGGCCGGAGGGCGGTCGGTGGGACGCGGGGACGTTCCGGCGGCTGCGGTGGGTTCCCGCGATCGAGCTGGCGGCCGAGAAGTTCGGGCTGATCAAACGGCCCCGGATTCACGACCTGCGCCACTCCCACGCCGCGTGGCTGATCGCCGCCAGGGTGCCGCTGCCCGCGATCCAGGCCCGGCTGGGGCACGAGTCCATCACGACGACCGTGGATCGCTACGGGCATCTCCTGGACGCCCTCGACGACGAGGTCATGGCCGCCGTCGCATGGGCCATGGACCCCACCGCGCCGCTGCCGGGGTTCCTCGCGCAGACCGGACTCGTCGGCGCGGGGGCCTGGCTTCCGCCGCTGCCGCCCCGCGAAGGGGCTGTGCCGCCCGCTTGGGAGAGCGACGACGATGCGCCGTCGGTCCCGGAGGGGCCTGTCTTCGTCGTCACGCTCGACGGCCGCGAAGTCCCCTTCGCCGAACGGGACCACGCGCAGCAGGTCGCGGACCAGTGGAACGACGACCATGCCGGGGAACTGGAGGCGCTGCGTGTTGGCGGCTGGCCGGAGGAGAAGGTCGCCCGCCGGGGAGCGGCCGGGCCCGAGGAGCGTCCTCGGTGGGACGGCGGCGGGTCTGTGTGGACGCGGGTTCCGGACCGGCAGTTCGTCCACTACATCATGGCGTCGTACAACGCGGACGGCTCGCAGGCGTTCACTCCGTTCCCCGCGACGGGGCGGTGGACGTGGGAGTTCGAGGGCGACAGCTACACCGCGAAGGCGGCTGAGTACCGGATCGAGCGGCGGCCTCGCGGGACGATCGAGACGCAGGTGCGCGGAGTCAGCGAGGAAGCCGTTGCGGCGTCGTCGTTGGTGGCGCGGGCGGAAGTGCTCAAGATGTGCTCGCAGGACCTGGAACGAGGTTCTGGAGGCCCGGCCTCGTGA
- a CDS encoding DUF6197 family protein: MSAHRRPATSARILTTTAAAHIERVGLYQGDHLWQPGRMGDSAPCTVPHAWERGVRAARPRWSARGEPWDVFHQALADSLTILSDHINGRAVPSVRWRKLRLTENAYRRTVLWCWGDAPERTTDEAAVMIRAAAARCLCDVDHGISGCPTP; this comes from the coding sequence ATGTCCGCACATCGCCGCCCCGCAACGTCCGCCCGCATCCTCACCACCACCGCCGCCGCCCACATCGAACGAGTCGGCCTCTATCAGGGTGACCACCTCTGGCAGCCCGGACGGATGGGTGACTCGGCGCCCTGCACGGTGCCGCACGCATGGGAGCGAGGAGTCCGCGCCGCCCGACCCCGCTGGTCTGCGCGCGGCGAACCGTGGGACGTCTTCCACCAGGCCCTTGCCGATTCCCTGACGATACTCAGCGATCACATCAACGGCCGCGCCGTTCCGAGCGTTCGGTGGAGGAAACTGCGACTCACTGAAAACGCCTACCGGCGCACTGTGTTGTGGTGTTGGGGAGATGCCCCCGAGCGAACCACCGACGAGGCCGCCGTGATGATCCGTGCTGCCGCAGCCCGGTGCTTGTGTGACGTCGATCACGGCATCTCAGGTTGCCCTACTCCGTAG
- a CDS encoding HNH endonuclease, with translation MSDDQLPGLFPLSTMPAHAAPPEGGPEQLALIGTPSPVRIPAVEWSAWLSDESTRTRYWTKVHRTASDADCWFFFGAISSTGHASFRAASLPGPTRRGTVPGHLYGYQLAHGVIPRLGWDNDSPTVCHTCDNHSCQQPAHLRLGTPAENRTEWLTRRRNPASPLADLRGPAGRSRAIGAAIRIGLALKEPEAEIAHRIHTAATAGKPLSLW, from the coding sequence ATGTCGGATGATCAGCTTCCCGGCCTCTTCCCGCTCTCCACCATGCCCGCTCACGCCGCACCTCCTGAGGGTGGTCCCGAACAGCTCGCGCTGATCGGGACCCCGTCCCCGGTGCGCATCCCCGCCGTCGAGTGGTCAGCCTGGCTGTCCGACGAGTCGACACGGACCCGGTACTGGACAAAGGTGCACCGCACCGCGTCGGATGCGGACTGCTGGTTCTTCTTCGGCGCGATCTCCAGCACGGGCCACGCGAGCTTCCGCGCGGCCTCCCTCCCCGGCCCGACCCGGCGGGGCACCGTCCCCGGCCACCTCTACGGCTACCAGCTCGCCCACGGCGTGATTCCCCGCCTGGGCTGGGACAACGACAGCCCCACCGTCTGCCACACCTGCGACAACCACTCCTGCCAACAGCCCGCTCACCTCCGCCTCGGCACCCCCGCGGAGAACCGCACCGAATGGCTGACCCGCCGCCGCAACCCCGCCAGCCCTCTGGCAGACCTTCGCGGCCCCGCCGGCCGCTCCCGCGCCATCGGCGCCGCGATCCGCATCGGTCTCGCCCTCAAGGAACCCGAGGCGGAGATCGCCCACCGCATCCACACCGCGGCCACGGCCGGCAAGCCGCTGAGCCTCTGGTGA
- a CDS encoding ParB N-terminal domain-containing protein, with amino-acid sequence MLNVKNRAGSEATSAPWSTLAVAELAAHPGNLRDIETPADLLADVTENGVKEPLYVVRTHGDVPQIVDGFQRFAAAVAAGLEAVPVTPRPVIRIDALTPHPANAREDLDINAAFVESLRAEGCRIPVKIQRLDGGVLQVNDGNRRFHGSKDAGLTHLPYEWDDDDRDAAGQFLDMITTAQHRKSLTPSEMNQAMFSAAEAGAQVGRIARAAGVRQKDVKTVVKVRSDEKLRAAVAGASSYAWTFEHMAALAEFADDAGALEAITEAAAEEDADASDVDWAIAIERTKRDKRTKAEAHRAELEAAGQKVRDAEELSERAVAVWRLRGISAEEHADCKGQVWVFDERQGDRYEPYCSAPGLYGHEAPVSASGGGTTKTAAEVEAERAARAAVKKGNLDWDAAEVLRRKWITDLIKRRNLPKNITNDLIGHVNNALLNGSWGICDDLNKEPTTEILAAFLGLNSEQGKNRGGFAGHVAKDPRRAPQLQFAALAAVREKCASRTAWRTDSQRSDWIRKPTGRWFMVLEALGYPLTPIEQSVVDDEPYDPAKKKPRAAITSGDGQGAEQGRGTAEGIGEQEAEEPANDDEAAA; translated from the coding sequence ATGCTCAACGTCAAGAACCGAGCCGGCTCCGAGGCGACCTCTGCTCCGTGGTCGACCCTCGCCGTCGCCGAACTCGCCGCGCACCCCGGCAACCTCCGAGACATCGAGACACCGGCCGATCTGCTGGCCGACGTGACCGAGAACGGCGTCAAGGAACCCCTCTACGTAGTCCGGACCCACGGCGACGTGCCGCAGATCGTCGACGGATTCCAGCGCTTCGCCGCTGCCGTCGCCGCAGGGCTGGAGGCCGTGCCGGTCACGCCCCGCCCGGTGATCCGCATCGACGCTCTCACCCCGCACCCGGCGAACGCCCGTGAAGACTTGGACATCAACGCGGCGTTCGTGGAGTCCCTTCGGGCCGAAGGATGCCGAATTCCCGTCAAGATTCAGCGACTTGACGGCGGAGTACTCCAAGTCAACGACGGTAACCGCCGATTCCACGGCTCGAAGGACGCGGGGCTTACGCACCTGCCGTACGAGTGGGACGACGATGACCGCGACGCCGCCGGACAGTTCCTCGACATGATCACGACCGCGCAGCACCGCAAGAGCCTGACGCCGTCGGAGATGAACCAGGCCATGTTCAGCGCGGCCGAGGCGGGCGCGCAGGTCGGCCGTATCGCCCGAGCCGCAGGGGTGCGGCAGAAGGACGTCAAGACGGTCGTCAAGGTCCGCTCCGACGAGAAGTTGAGGGCCGCCGTCGCGGGCGCCAGCAGCTACGCATGGACGTTCGAGCACATGGCCGCGCTCGCTGAGTTCGCCGACGACGCCGGGGCGCTCGAAGCGATCACCGAGGCCGCCGCCGAGGAGGACGCCGACGCCAGCGACGTCGACTGGGCCATTGCCATTGAGCGCACCAAGCGGGACAAGCGGACCAAGGCCGAAGCCCACCGGGCGGAGTTGGAAGCGGCCGGGCAGAAGGTCAGGGACGCCGAGGAACTGTCCGAACGCGCGGTCGCCGTATGGCGGTTGCGCGGCATCAGCGCCGAGGAGCACGCCGACTGCAAGGGGCAGGTGTGGGTGTTCGACGAGCGGCAGGGCGACCGCTACGAGCCCTACTGCTCCGCCCCCGGTCTGTACGGGCACGAGGCACCCGTGAGCGCCAGTGGCGGTGGAACCACGAAGACCGCCGCTGAGGTGGAAGCCGAGCGCGCCGCCCGCGCCGCCGTGAAGAAGGGGAACCTTGACTGGGACGCCGCCGAGGTTCTGCGCCGGAAGTGGATCACTGACCTGATCAAGCGGCGCAACCTGCCCAAGAACATCACGAACGACCTGATCGGGCACGTCAACAACGCGCTTCTTAACGGTAGTTGGGGAATCTGCGATGACTTGAACAAGGAGCCGACCACCGAGATCCTGGCTGCCTTCCTGGGGCTGAACAGCGAGCAGGGCAAGAACCGGGGCGGGTTCGCCGGGCACGTTGCGAAAGACCCCCGCAGGGCACCGCAGCTCCAGTTCGCGGCGCTCGCCGCTGTCCGTGAGAAGTGCGCGTCCCGGACGGCATGGCGGACGGACAGCCAGCGGTCGGACTGGATCCGGAAGCCCACGGGCCGCTGGTTCATGGTGCTGGAAGCCCTGGGGTACCCGCTGACGCCCATCGAGCAGTCCGTGGTGGATGACGAGCCGTACGACCCGGCGAAGAAGAAGCCCCGCGCCGCGATCACATCCGGCGACGGGCAGGGAGCGGAGCAGGGGCGCGGCACCGCCGAGGGGATCGGCGAGCAGGAAGCCGAGGAACCGGCGAACGACGACGAAGCCGCCGCCTGA